The following are from one region of the Cetobacterium somerae genome:
- the cysS gene encoding cysteine--tRNA ligase, with product MIKIYNTLKGELEIFKPLKEGEVSMYVCGPTVYNYIHIGNARPAIFFDTVRRYFEFRGYKVKYVQNFTDVDDKMIRKANEEGVTLQDIAKKYIDAYFEDTAKVNLKEEGMIRPKATEHIGEMIKIIKTLIEKGYAYESQGDVYFDVNSYKQEYGELSGQSIDDLKSGARIDVSEIKKDPLDFALWKKAKEGEPFWNSPWGKGRPGWHIECSAMSNKYLGPTFDIHGGGQDLIFPHHENEIAQSKCGTGGEFARYWIHNGYINVKGEKMSKSLGNFFLLREVLEQFEGRVVRFFILSSHYRKPIDFSDNELVQSKAGLERIENAVSRGKEILTSKPIENGSDLTELKETLEISKDKFIRCMDEDFNTAGGIGAIFELVKELNKAGEIDKISKVGFEVLEDTIEYIRVVMEEVFGVLLKVEVQVGDMTTELIEFLLELRREARDNKDWAFSDKVRDRLLEMGIKIKDGKEKTTWSI from the coding sequence ATGATAAAGATATATAATACACTTAAAGGCGAATTAGAAATATTTAAACCTCTAAAAGAGGGTGAGGTATCAATGTATGTTTGTGGTCCAACAGTTTATAACTATATTCATATTGGAAATGCAAGACCAGCTATATTTTTTGACACTGTAAGAAGATATTTCGAATTTAGAGGCTATAAAGTAAAATATGTTCAAAATTTTACAGATGTTGATGATAAAATGATAAGAAAAGCTAATGAAGAGGGAGTAACTCTTCAGGATATAGCCAAAAAATATATAGATGCATATTTTGAAGATACAGCAAAAGTTAATTTAAAAGAAGAAGGAATGATAAGACCTAAAGCAACAGAGCATATAGGTGAAATGATAAAAATTATAAAAACATTAATTGAAAAAGGATATGCTTACGAATCTCAAGGTGATGTATACTTTGATGTAAATAGTTACAAACAAGAGTATGGAGAATTATCAGGACAAAGTATAGATGATTTAAAAAGTGGTGCAAGAATAGATGTATCAGAGATAAAGAAAGATCCATTAGACTTTGCTTTATGGAAAAAAGCTAAAGAGGGAGAACCTTTCTGGAATTCACCTTGGGGAAAAGGAAGACCTGGATGGCATATAGAGTGTTCTGCAATGTCAAATAAATATTTAGGACCTACATTTGATATTCATGGTGGAGGACAAGATTTAATATTCCCACATCATGAAAATGAAATTGCACAATCAAAATGTGGAACAGGTGGAGAGTTTGCTAGATACTGGATTCATAATGGTTATATTAATGTTAAGGGAGAGAAGATGTCTAAATCTTTAGGAAACTTCTTCCTTTTAAGAGAGGTATTAGAACAATTTGAGGGAAGAGTAGTTAGATTCTTTATTTTAAGTTCTCACTATAGAAAACCAATTGATTTTTCTGATAATGAACTAGTTCAAAGTAAAGCTGGATTAGAAAGAATAGAGAATGCTGTATCTAGAGGAAAAGAGATTTTAACATCAAAACCTATTGAAAATGGATCAGATCTTACAGAATTAAAAGAAACTTTAGAGATATCGAAAGATAAATTTATAAGATGTATGGATGAAGATTTTAATACAGCTGGTGGAATAGGAGCTATATTTGAACTTGTGAAAGAGTTAAATAAAGCTGGAGAGATTGATAAAATTTCTAAAGTTGGATTTGAAGTGTTAGAAGATACAATTGAATATATAAGAGTGGTTATGGAAGAGGTATTTGGAGTTCTGTTAAAGGTAGAGGTTCAAGTAGGAGATATGACAACAGAATTAATTGAATTTTTACTTGAACTGAGAAGAGAAGCAAGAGATAATAAAGACTGGGCATTTTCAGATAAAGTAAGAGATAGACTTTTAGAGATGGGAATTAAAATAAAGGATGGAAAGGAAAAAACAACATGGTCAATTTAG
- a CDS encoding Mini-ribonuclease 3 translates to MVNLDVREANGLVLAYLGDSVWELSIRTYFINKGYNIKNLNRLVKEHVNAQAQSKYLKNIIDELDEDKLTLVNRSKNSNIKTFPKSCSVMEYKEATAFEALIGALYVEGKIEEINKIVEKNLG, encoded by the coding sequence ATGGTCAATTTAGATGTGCGTGAAGCAAATGGATTAGTTTTGGCATATTTAGGTGATTCTGTGTGGGAACTTTCTATAAGAACATATTTTATAAATAAAGGGTACAATATAAAGAATTTAAATAGACTTGTAAAAGAACATGTAAATGCTCAAGCTCAAAGTAAGTATTTAAAAAATATAATTGATGAATTAGATGAAGATAAATTAACATTGGTAAATAGATCTAAAAATAGTAACATAAAAACTTTTCCTAAATCGTGTAGTGTTATGGAGTATAAAGAGGCAACAGCTTTTGAAGCTTTAATTGGTGCGCTTTATGTTGAAGGAAAAATAGAAGAAATAAATAAAATAGTGGAAAAAAACTTAGGTTAA
- the mreB gene encoding rod shape-determining protein yields the protein MGFKLKLPGFSRSIGIDLGTANTLVYSKKHGKIILNEPSVVAVERESRKVLAVGNEAKDMLGKTPDSIVAVKPLSEGVIADYDITEAMIKYFIKKVFGKYSLFMPEVMICVPIDVTGVEKRAVLEATLSAGAKKAYLIEEARAAALGSGIDISAPEGNMIVDIGGGSTDVAVISLGGTVVSKTIRTAGNNFDMDIIKYIKKTHTLLIGDKTAESIKMQIGTAIPLIEEETMTIKGRDLITGLPKSVTVGSEEIREAIMDSLMEIVTCVKDVLEKTPPELAADIIDRGIVMAGGGSLIRNFPELISKHTSLNVRLADSPLESVVKGAGMALDQISILRKIEKAER from the coding sequence GTGGGATTCAAATTGAAACTACCTGGATTTAGTAGAAGTATTGGAATTGATTTAGGGACAGCGAATACATTAGTATATAGTAAAAAACATGGGAAAATAATATTAAATGAACCATCTGTTGTAGCAGTGGAAAGAGAAAGTAGAAAAGTTTTAGCTGTTGGAAATGAAGCTAAGGATATGCTAGGAAAAACACCAGATTCTATAGTTGCAGTAAAACCTTTAAGTGAAGGAGTAATAGCTGATTATGATATAACAGAAGCTATGATAAAGTATTTCATAAAAAAGGTATTTGGAAAATATTCACTATTTATGCCTGAAGTTATGATCTGTGTTCCGATTGATGTAACAGGAGTAGAGAAAAGAGCTGTATTAGAAGCGACTCTTTCAGCTGGAGCCAAAAAGGCTTACTTAATAGAGGAAGCAAGAGCAGCAGCACTGGGATCTGGAATTGATATATCAGCACCAGAAGGAAATATGATAGTTGATATTGGTGGAGGTTCAACAGACGTTGCAGTAATTTCATTAGGTGGAACAGTTGTAAGTAAAACTATAAGAACTGCTGGAAATAATTTTGATATGGATATAATAAAGTATATTAAAAAAACACATACTCTATTAATTGGAGATAAAACGGCTGAAAGTATAAAAATGCAAATAGGAACAGCTATTCCTTTAATAGAAGAGGAAACAATGACAATAAAAGGAAGAGATTTAATAACAGGGCTACCTAAGTCTGTTACTGTTGGATCAGAAGAGATTAGAGAAGCTATTATGGATTCACTAATGGAGATTGTGACTTGTGTAAAAGATGTTCTAGAAAAAACTCCACCAGAATTAGCAGCAGATATAATAGATAGAGGAATAGTTATGGCAGGAGGAGGTTCTTTAATTAGAAACTTCCCAGAATTAATTTCAAAACATACTTCACTAAATGTAAGATTAGCTGACTCGCCTCTTGAGAGTGTAGTTAAAGGAGCTGGAATGGCTCTTGATCAAATATCTATTTTAAGAAAGATTGAAAAGGCTGAAAGATAA
- a CDS encoding ATPase has translation MFKDLNSNEKAIDFLKKELNLKREAGTYLFYGVDRDLLKKFAKAFAKSLNCINYTDDFCGVCESCIRIESETHGDLEILDDITGIKIEKIRELVYRDSTTSYEGKKKVYIIRDVERLRKESANALLKLIEEPNSGSFFILTSTGLNVLPTIKSRSILLNILQESAEEIGVTQEEYRFFLGKSKEIEDYKNSEIDLNEGSSFERIGHNLKNWIDTKEFQYKVEIYKSIRDFLNTKDYLTLNDKIYFVDEILLNTSDREVIKEIVNYTISLIGNRSKNLEKLLEIKNIGRSSINLKNLLVTFYTNV, from the coding sequence ATGTTTAAAGATTTAAATTCCAATGAAAAAGCTATTGATTTCTTAAAAAAAGAACTTAATTTAAAAAGAGAAGCAGGAACATATCTTTTTTATGGAGTTGATAGAGATCTTTTGAAAAAGTTTGCAAAGGCTTTTGCTAAAAGTTTAAACTGTATTAATTATACAGATGATTTTTGTGGAGTTTGTGAAAGTTGTATAAGAATAGAGAGTGAAACTCATGGAGATTTAGAAATTTTAGACGATATAACGGGTATTAAAATTGAAAAAATTAGGGAGTTAGTCTACAGAGATTCAACAACATCTTATGAAGGAAAGAAAAAAGTTTATATAATAAGAGATGTTGAAAGATTAAGAAAAGAATCGGCAAATGCGTTATTAAAGTTAATAGAAGAACCTAATAGCGGAAGTTTTTTTATATTAACTTCTACGGGATTAAATGTTCTCCCAACAATAAAATCTAGGTCGATACTATTAAATATTCTTCAAGAGAGTGCAGAGGAGATTGGTGTAACTCAAGAGGAGTATAGATTTTTTCTAGGAAAATCAAAAGAGATAGAAGATTATAAAAACAGTGAAATAGATTTAAATGAGGGGAGTTCTTTTGAAAGAATTGGACATAATCTAAAAAATTGGATAGATACAAAAGAGTTTCAATATAAAGTAGAAATATATAAATCTATAAGAGATTTTCTAAATACAAAAGATTATTTAACTTTGAATGATAAAATATACTTTGTAGACGAGATTCTTTTAAATACTTCTGATAGAGAGGTAATAAAAGAGATTGTAAACTATACAATTTCTCTTATAGGAAACAGAAGTAAAAATTTAGAAAAATTATTAGAAATAAAAAATATAGGGAGAAGCTCTATAAACTTAAAAAATTTACTAGTAACTTTTTATACAAATGTTTAA
- the hemA gene encoding glutamyl-tRNA reductase — protein sequence MYFKHFIVFGISHKNLDLCQRENFIQNDPTSVVERLFKEKKIVGYVNLSTCLRVEYYLDLDKNYSVADFQKEIGLRDIFIKQGHDAVNYLFRVTCGFESVIKGEDQILAQIKKAQLTSMENKISSSNINVIFNKAIELGKKFRNKSKICHNALSLEAISLKFIKNRVSELKDKKILILGVGDLARDIMELITKEEYKSLTITNRSYHKALEVSNIYNADVISFENKLEEVAKSDVIISATSAPHAIIKKEEILPLLNKNKEYVFLDLAVPRDIEEGLNELKNINLYNIDDVWGVYYENLENRENLLTKYEYMLGEQMINLKKWFEYKEGIA from the coding sequence ATGTATTTTAAACATTTTATTGTTTTTGGAATAAGTCATAAAAATTTGGATTTATGTCAAAGAGAAAACTTTATACAAAATGACCCCACTTCTGTAGTTGAAAGATTATTTAAAGAAAAAAAGATTGTGGGGTATGTAAATTTATCAACTTGCTTGAGAGTAGAGTACTACTTAGATTTAGATAAAAACTATTCAGTAGCAGATTTTCAAAAAGAGATTGGATTAAGGGATATTTTTATAAAACAGGGACATGATGCTGTAAACTATCTTTTTAGGGTTACCTGCGGATTTGAGTCCGTTATAAAAGGAGAGGATCAAATTTTAGCTCAAATAAAAAAAGCTCAACTAACTAGTATGGAGAATAAAATATCAAGTTCTAATATTAATGTTATTTTTAACAAGGCTATAGAGTTAGGGAAAAAATTTAGAAATAAAAGTAAAATATGTCATAATGCTTTATCTTTAGAAGCAATATCTTTAAAATTTATCAAGAATAGAGTTTCAGAGTTAAAAGATAAGAAAATTCTTATTTTAGGAGTAGGAGATTTAGCTAGAGATATAATGGAGCTTATAACAAAGGAAGAATATAAAAGTTTAACTATAACAAATAGAAGTTATCATAAGGCTTTAGAGGTTAGTAATATTTACAATGCAGATGTAATTAGTTTTGAAAATAAATTAGAAGAAGTTGCAAAAAGTGATGTAATAATATCAGCAACTTCAGCTCCTCATGCAATTATAAAAAAAGAAGAGATACTGCCTTTATTAAATAAAAATAAAGAGTATGTATTTTTAGATTTAGCAGTACCTAGAGATATTGAAGAGGGACTAAATGAATTAAAAAACATAAATTTATATAACATAGATGATGTTTGGGGAGTATATTATGAAAATTTAGAAAATAGGGAAAATCTATTAACTAAATATGAATATATGCTAGGAGAACAGATGATAAACTTAAAAAAATGGTTTGAATACAAAGAAGGGATAGCATAA